A single window of Anaerocolumna chitinilytica DNA harbors:
- a CDS encoding alpha/beta hydrolase: MRFFSKEIKVEAVGVKEPALLWGYIPDNSGEIDKNRKHPAVLILPGGGYEFTSEREGEAVALRFAAEGICAFVLKYHVAPARFPAALCEALTAMAFIRENSEEYQVDSENISVCGFSAGGHLAASVGVHWNKESVLKYIGKKAATVRPDNLVLCYPVITSGEYTHEGSMKSLLGDKRMDEELVLFNDLDKQVAADTPRTFIWHTWDDTVVPVENTLFFATALAKSKVETEAHIYPSGFHGLSLGNSVVNGGWKYGEEHPSSEWLEKAVRFIYSK; this comes from the coding sequence ATGAGATTTTTTTCAAAAGAAATAAAAGTAGAAGCCGTCGGAGTAAAGGAACCGGCCTTATTGTGGGGATATATTCCTGATAATTCAGGTGAAATTGATAAAAACAGAAAACACCCTGCCGTTTTAATCTTGCCGGGCGGCGGCTATGAATTTACCTCTGAGAGAGAAGGGGAAGCAGTAGCATTACGGTTTGCGGCGGAAGGCATCTGTGCTTTTGTGTTAAAATATCATGTTGCGCCTGCCAGATTTCCGGCTGCATTATGCGAAGCGCTAACGGCTATGGCATTTATCCGGGAAAACAGTGAGGAATATCAGGTGGACAGTGAAAATATCAGCGTATGCGGTTTCTCTGCAGGAGGTCATCTTGCTGCTTCTGTCGGCGTTCATTGGAATAAAGAAAGTGTATTAAAGTATATCGGTAAAAAAGCAGCTACGGTCAGACCGGATAATCTCGTGCTGTGCTACCCGGTAATCACCAGCGGTGAATATACTCATGAAGGTTCCATGAAAAGCCTCCTTGGGGATAAGAGAATGGATGAGGAGCTTGTACTCTTTAATGATTTGGATAAGCAGGTTGCTGCTGATACTCCGAGAACCTTTATCTGGCACACCTGGGATGATACGGTTGTACCGGTTGAGAATACATTGTTTTTTGCAACTGCTCTGGCTAAAAGTAAAGTGGAAACAGAAGCTCATATCTACCCTTCAGGATTTCACGGCCTTTCCCTTGGCAATAGCGTCGTAAATGGCGGATGGAAATATGGAGAAGAACATCCTTCTTCAGAGTGGTTAGAAAAAGCTGTAAGATTCATTTATTCGAAGTAA
- a CDS encoding NAD(P)H-dependent flavin oxidoreductase, with translation MYQPLKIGELTAKLPIIQGGMGVGISLSSLAGAVAAKGGIGVISTAQIGFTEEDYDKNPLEANLRMIGEHIKRARKIAGSGILGVNIMVATKNYELYVKEAVKNGIDIIISGAGLPLELPSLVKGTKTKLIPIISSLKGARVLLKLWDRKENTAPDAVLIEGPKAGGHLGFTLDELENHEEQAYQKEIEEIVNLTKEYGDKYGKDIPVITAGGIQDKKDMESYFSLGVRGIQVATKFVTTEECDAHPRYKDAYIACKKEDIVIVKSPVGMPGRAIKNEFIERTFLGKIPIKRCHGCIKTCDPKDTPYCITDALVNAARGNLENALIFCGANAYLENRIRRVEEVLGDYFD, from the coding sequence ATGTATCAGCCATTAAAGATAGGCGAATTAACTGCGAAGCTGCCCATTATCCAAGGTGGAATGGGGGTTGGTATCAGTCTTAGTTCCCTGGCCGGAGCTGTTGCGGCTAAAGGGGGAATCGGTGTAATATCAACCGCTCAAATTGGATTTACAGAAGAAGACTATGATAAAAATCCACTGGAAGCAAACCTTAGAATGATAGGTGAACATATAAAAAGAGCTAGAAAAATAGCCGGAAGCGGAATATTGGGGGTGAATATCATGGTAGCCACCAAGAATTATGAGCTTTATGTGAAGGAGGCTGTAAAGAACGGAATCGATATTATTATATCCGGAGCCGGGCTGCCTTTAGAGCTTCCGTCATTGGTAAAAGGAACAAAAACCAAGTTGATTCCGATAATTTCTTCCTTAAAAGGAGCCCGAGTACTCTTAAAGCTGTGGGATAGAAAAGAAAATACAGCACCGGATGCGGTACTGATAGAGGGACCAAAGGCCGGGGGGCATCTTGGCTTTACCCTTGATGAGCTGGAGAACCATGAGGAACAGGCTTACCAAAAGGAAATTGAAGAGATTGTTAATCTTACAAAGGAATACGGAGATAAATACGGTAAGGATATACCGGTTATCACTGCGGGCGGAATACAGGATAAGAAGGATATGGAGAGTTATTTTTCTCTCGGAGTAAGAGGAATCCAGGTAGCGACTAAATTTGTAACTACGGAGGAGTGTGATGCTCATCCTCGCTACAAAGATGCTTATATAGCCTGCAAAAAAGAAGATATCGTTATTGTCAAAAGCCCTGTGGGAATGCCCGGACGAGCTATTAAGAATGAGTTTATTGAAAGAACTTTCCTTGGAAAGATTCCTATTAAAAGATGTCATGGCTGCATTAAAACCTGTGACCCCAAAGATACACCTTATTGTATTACAGATGCATTAGTCAATGCAGCCAGAGGCAATCTTGAAAATGCACTAATCTTCTGCGGAGCTAATGCCTATCTGGAAAATCGTATAAGAAGAGTGGAAGAAGTACTAGGGGATTATTTTGATTAA
- a CDS encoding ribokinase, which translates to MKILNFGSLNIDHVYEVPHFLHPGETLSSSKYSRFPGGKGLNQSIAMARAGAIVYHAGKIGENSDFLIDVLKKDKIDTTLLDTTGSQTGHAIVQVNKEGENCILVFGGSNQEITTQYVDEVFSAFQEDVLLVLQNEINNLEYVLKKAKQQGIKIALNPSPIDETLKSMDLSGITWLILNEIEVVELGGSENTEECIKNLLERYPDMRILLTLGEKGAIYQDKDTCYAQKSYKTSVKDTTAAGDTFMGYFISLTAGGAEPEEALDAAARAASIAVSREGAASSIPMLCEVRS; encoded by the coding sequence ATGAAGATATTAAACTTTGGGTCTTTAAATATTGACCATGTGTATGAAGTGCCGCATTTTCTGCATCCGGGGGAAACACTCTCTTCCTCCAAGTACAGTCGTTTTCCGGGAGGAAAAGGTCTGAACCAGTCCATTGCCATGGCAAGAGCCGGAGCGATTGTCTATCATGCGGGAAAGATCGGGGAGAACTCAGATTTTTTAATTGACGTTCTAAAAAAAGATAAAATCGATACTACACTCTTAGATACTACCGGTTCACAAACAGGTCATGCTATTGTTCAGGTTAATAAAGAAGGTGAGAATTGTATACTTGTCTTTGGAGGAAGCAATCAGGAGATTACCACTCAGTATGTGGATGAAGTCTTCTCTGCTTTTCAGGAGGATGTGCTTTTAGTACTGCAGAATGAGATTAATAATCTGGAATATGTCTTAAAGAAAGCAAAGCAGCAGGGAATTAAAATAGCACTGAATCCGTCACCTATTGATGAGACGTTAAAGAGTATGGATTTATCCGGAATCACCTGGCTGATATTAAATGAGATTGAAGTGGTAGAATTAGGAGGCTCTGAAAACACAGAAGAATGTATAAAAAATCTGTTGGAACGGTATCCGGATATGCGTATTCTCTTAACCCTTGGTGAAAAGGGAGCCATCTATCAGGATAAGGACACCTGTTATGCTCAGAAGTCCTATAAGACCAGTGTAAAGGATACGACAGCAGCAGGAGATACTTTTATGGGATATTTTATAAGTCTCACAGCAGGAGGGGCGGAACCGGAGGAGGCATTAGATGCCGCTGCCAGAGCAGCCTCTATAGCGGTGTCCAGGGAAGGAGCTGCCAGTTCTATACCGATGCTTTGTGAAGTTAGAAGTTAA
- a CDS encoding pre-peptidase C-terminal domain-containing protein: protein MKKLLKKLFLCTVVLIAIFSLSQITAFAEYEVSTTTCSMDNNNDYQESDFTMPKDGKVKVNISITDKDSIPGILKVSFRKADDEDRAIVQVFTGITASSPITDAIVDLDAGNYYVSYVLSNASGERTNTAISLTCTIEILPTEVTNISELKVNAINSLDEITDKGYSELQFGDFEKDKSIVIPFTVDRKGGIYISMKPSYEIFNEIKGTIYKDKECTQALGKSFSLYDMDDNKDYLRSLPSSGTYYINFILKNDEIFHEVEETPFQVKLYEINGEDRSITSGKSTLAYQEKTDKKINFKFVVKATSVLAIDLRSADNSKSGSASFRLLDKNKKAITKTSTLHSDLKEDGDGYDMMVKYYTVTAGSYYIQVSASDNLYELVSYGNKYKSNAGLNKAKAKSIRVQGTYGTGLFTTADKTSKVEWYKFTINSRQYVQIMLEFLLDGKFDCEVIDSKGTLLYQLSKGIDNKEGHWILAVENYFDKGTYYIKVHKSGASSSLAYILNLNN, encoded by the coding sequence ATGAAAAAATTATTAAAAAAATTATTTTTATGTACAGTAGTATTAATAGCAATATTCTCGCTGTCACAGATTACTGCTTTTGCAGAATATGAAGTGAGTACTACAACTTGCAGTATGGATAATAACAATGATTATCAAGAATCCGATTTTACTATGCCAAAGGACGGAAAAGTTAAAGTTAATATAAGTATAACGGACAAAGACAGCATACCTGGTATTTTAAAGGTTTCTTTTCGCAAAGCTGATGATGAAGATCGGGCAATAGTTCAGGTGTTTACGGGGATTACAGCTTCATCTCCAATAACAGATGCCATAGTTGATTTAGATGCAGGTAACTATTATGTTTCTTATGTATTAAGCAATGCCTCAGGAGAGCGCACGAATACAGCAATTTCGTTGACGTGTACTATTGAGATACTCCCAACGGAGGTAACAAACATATCGGAATTAAAGGTGAATGCTATTAATTCCTTGGATGAAATAACAGATAAAGGATACAGCGAATTGCAGTTTGGAGATTTTGAAAAGGATAAAAGTATAGTTATTCCATTCACTGTTGACAGAAAAGGTGGGATTTATATCTCTATGAAACCGTCCTATGAAATTTTTAATGAGATTAAAGGAACAATATATAAGGATAAAGAATGTACTCAAGCTCTTGGGAAAAGTTTTAGTTTGTATGATATGGACGATAATAAGGATTACTTAAGAAGTTTGCCTTCTAGTGGTACCTATTATATTAATTTTATACTAAAGAATGATGAAATTTTTCATGAAGTAGAAGAAACACCATTTCAAGTAAAACTATACGAGATAAACGGAGAAGACAGAAGCATCACTAGCGGCAAATCAACACTTGCTTACCAAGAAAAAACGGACAAAAAAATTAATTTCAAATTCGTAGTAAAAGCAACAAGTGTGTTGGCTATAGATTTGCGTTCTGCTGATAATTCGAAAAGTGGATCAGCCTCTTTTCGCCTACTGGATAAAAATAAAAAAGCAATTACCAAAACTAGCACCTTACATAGTGATTTAAAGGAAGATGGTGATGGATACGATATGATGGTAAAATATTATACAGTAACAGCAGGAAGCTATTATATCCAGGTGTCTGCTTCTGATAATTTATACGAATTGGTTAGCTATGGAAATAAATATAAATCTAATGCTGGGTTAAACAAAGCGAAGGCAAAGAGCATTAGAGTGCAGGGAACATATGGAACAGGTCTTTTTACAACTGCAGATAAAACATCAAAGGTAGAATGGTATAAATTTACAATTAATTCAAGGCAATACGTTCAAATTATGTTAGAATTTTTATTGGACGGGAAGTTTGACTGTGAAGTTATCGATTCAAAAGGTACATTATTATATCAATTAAGTAAAGGAATCGACAACAAAGAGGGGCATTGGATTTTAGCGGTAGAAAATTATTTTGATAAAGGAACCTATTATATAAAAGTTCATAAGTCAGGGGCCTCCAGTTCTCTTGCATACATACTTAATCTTAATAATTAG
- the rpsF gene encoding 30S ribosomal protein S6 translates to MNQYELALVVNAKIEDEARNATVEAVKELITRFGGNITNIDEWGRKKLAYEVQKMKEGFYYFIQFDADSTCPGEVEDRIRIMENVIRFLCIRRDA, encoded by the coding sequence ATGAACCAATATGAATTAGCCTTAGTTGTAAATGCAAAAATCGAAGACGAAGCTAGAAACGCAACAGTGGAAGCCGTAAAAGAACTTATTACAAGATTTGGCGGCAACATCACTAACATCGACGAATGGGGTAGGAAGAAATTAGCTTACGAAGTTCAGAAGATGAAAGAAGGCTTCTATTATTTTATCCAATTCGATGCTGATTCAACATGCCCTGGCGAAGTTGAAGATCGTATTCGCATTATGGAAAATGTAATCAGATTCTTATGCATTAGACGGGACGCATAG
- a CDS encoding single-stranded DNA-binding protein yields the protein MNKVILMGRLTRDPEVRYSQGENSTAVARYSLAVDRRFKRPGEADADFINCVSFGKAAEFAEKYFKQGTKIAVTGRIQTGSYTNKDGQKVYTTDVVVEEQEFAESKGSSSTESGYQQTQRPTPSQAIGDGFMNIPDGLDEELPFS from the coding sequence ATGAATAAAGTCATTTTAATGGGTCGTCTTACAAGAGACCCGGAAGTAAGGTACTCTCAAGGAGAGAACTCCACAGCAGTTGCCAGATACAGTTTGGCAGTAGACCGCAGATTTAAAAGACCCGGTGAAGCAGATGCAGATTTTATCAATTGTGTAAGCTTTGGTAAAGCAGCTGAATTTGCTGAGAAGTATTTTAAACAAGGAACTAAGATTGCTGTTACTGGAAGAATCCAGACAGGCAGTTACACCAATAAGGATGGACAGAAAGTTTATACAACTGATGTTGTAGTTGAAGAACAGGAATTTGCAGAGAGCAAAGGTTCATCCAGTACCGAATCCGGCTATCAGCAAACCCAGAGGCCAACACCCAGCCAGGCAATTGGAGATGGATTTATGAACATTCCCGATGGACTGGATGAGGAGCTGCCATTTAGTTAA
- the rpsR gene encoding 30S ribosomal protein S18: protein MAYNKNDRNSNRDDKGDSPMKRRNTRRRKKVCVFCADKNHTGIDYKDVNKLKRYVSERGKILPRRITGNCAKHQRALTVAIKRARHIALMPYTLD, encoded by the coding sequence ATGGCATATAATAAAAATGACAGAAACAGCAATAGAGATGATAAAGGCGATTCCCCTATGAAGAGAAGAAACACCCGCAGAAGGAAAAAGGTTTGTGTATTCTGTGCGGACAAGAATCATACAGGAATTGATTATAAGGATGTAAATAAGTTAAAGAGATATGTATCTGAAAGAGGAAAGATTCTTCCTAGAAGAATTACAGGAAACTGTGCTAAACATCAGAGAGCTCTTACAGTAGCTATTAAGAGAGCAAGACACATCGCTTTAATGCCTTACACTCTGGATTAA
- a CDS encoding PocR ligand-binding domain-containing protein, with protein sequence MISITNEKIDLQKLEIEDIIDIPTLQKFLDNFAIGMNCAAVSVNRSGQEITKPSHYRPFCSAYIHSNSKGDNRCAECHSYFGTEAAKLGKPYIGKCHAGLIDFSAPIIIQGELLGTVLGGQILDKAPNEAAIRQVAREIDLPEDELYMAAKKIDIVNSHNIEAAAEVLFIVVNTLAQEGYGRIETELLSTILANNFVEISKTVEILAESAQTITSNQQDLYTEISEIRAVTSEIEQVLNSITKVANTTKLIGLNASIEAARLGNNGRVFAVVASDIQKLSEHTKSTTMHINNLNSKINEKISSTELNSRKTLEITEDQSAAMEELSATAQNSAELAERLKAFIESN encoded by the coding sequence ATGATTTCTATTACAAACGAAAAAATCGACTTACAGAAGTTAGAAATCGAAGACATTATCGATATACCTACTTTGCAAAAATTCCTGGATAATTTTGCAATCGGTATGAATTGTGCGGCAGTATCCGTCAACCGGTCAGGTCAGGAAATAACAAAACCAAGTCATTACCGGCCTTTTTGCAGTGCCTATATCCATTCCAATTCAAAAGGTGACAACCGCTGTGCCGAATGTCACAGCTATTTTGGTACTGAAGCTGCTAAGCTTGGAAAGCCTTACATCGGAAAGTGTCATGCCGGGCTGATTGATTTTTCCGCCCCTATTATTATCCAGGGAGAACTCCTTGGTACGGTTTTGGGAGGTCAGATCTTAGACAAAGCTCCGAATGAAGCAGCAATACGGCAAGTGGCCAGGGAGATTGACCTGCCTGAGGACGAGCTATACATGGCCGCCAAAAAAATCGATATTGTCAACTCCCATAACATAGAAGCAGCAGCAGAAGTCCTGTTTATTGTTGTTAATACTCTTGCCCAGGAAGGATATGGAAGAATAGAAACCGAACTATTGTCAACGATTCTGGCCAATAATTTTGTTGAGATATCAAAGACGGTGGAGATACTTGCAGAATCTGCCCAGACAATCACCAGTAACCAGCAGGATTTGTACACTGAGATATCAGAAATTCGTGCTGTTACGAGTGAAATCGAACAAGTTCTGAACTCCATTACCAAGGTTGCCAATACAACCAAGCTCATCGGCTTGAATGCCTCCATAGAAGCCGCAAGATTAGGTAATAACGGGCGTGTATTTGCAGTTGTTGCTAGCGATATTCAGAAATTATCCGAGCATACCAAAAGTACTACCATGCACATAAATAACCTGAATTCAAAGATTAATGAAAAAATCAGCAGCACGGAGCTCAATTCCCGAAAGACTCTGGAAATCACAGAAGACCAGTCTGCAGCAATGGAAGAACTCTCAGCTACTGCCCAGAATTCTGCGGAGCTTGCTGAACGTTTAAAAGCATTCATCGAATCAAATTAA
- a CDS encoding PadR family transcriptional regulator, which yields MPYQEGPMTEAMYYVLLALSKPTHGYQLMLDIKEISGGRIEMGPGTLYGVLTRLLKENLLRIKQDDGRRKTYELTIQGRIALKSEYERLKSMLKDGAFLEGE from the coding sequence ATGCCATATCAGGAAGGACCAATGACAGAAGCCATGTATTATGTGCTATTAGCTCTTAGTAAACCAACCCATGGATATCAGCTGATGTTAGATATAAAAGAGATTTCAGGCGGCCGTATCGAAATGGGTCCTGGAACTCTCTATGGGGTACTTACCAGATTGCTGAAAGAGAATCTGCTGAGGATAAAGCAGGACGATGGTAGAAGGAAAACCTATGAACTGACAATCCAAGGGAGAATAGCTCTGAAATCCGAATATGAGCGTTTAAAATCGATGTTAAAGGATGGAGCTTTCTTAGAAGGGGAGTAA
- a CDS encoding DUF2812 domain-containing protein, with amino-acid sequence MRVKKFRRLSVYDIGKTESYLSDMAKQGLFLTGMRQGCNIFEINEPADIEYRIEYGERALNKEMREMYEVSGWDHVCSYRGIHIFRAAASEGLLEIHTDPEEQSYTLKNRSSMLIKLIFIELILLFAMIAITIFTIRIGNTPILNLFENNFIYFVNIALVVYVIYEVTREMQVFNRIKKRLQMGFYINHHEPWKKRSVSGYIVNGILAVLFILCIASFVSNIGSISGYITGKSNYALTMETKLPVIRLNEIEKLESPELRTYITKVSTHPVSYVRVNYNVFMKEMEIYEEFVRKDSIDDESYTPTIRTNYYKVYLPFMVKGLMKDVLYKAKCYFIHFPEVETKAEKLDCKGVDEFYYLPSDGNEKNYFEVVARKKNIIIWMIYSGHKTRTEVMEATQELFE; translated from the coding sequence ATGAGAGTAAAGAAATTTCGCAGATTAAGTGTATATGATATTGGTAAGACGGAGAGCTATTTGTCTGATATGGCTAAGCAGGGCTTATTCTTAACAGGTATGAGGCAAGGGTGTAATATTTTTGAGATTAATGAGCCCGCCGATATAGAGTATCGCATTGAATATGGGGAGAGGGCCTTAAATAAAGAAATGCGTGAGATGTATGAAGTGTCTGGGTGGGATCATGTATGTTCCTATAGGGGGATTCATATCTTTCGAGCGGCAGCTTCTGAGGGATTGTTGGAAATACATACAGACCCGGAAGAACAGAGTTATACGCTAAAGAACAGAAGTTCTATGTTAATCAAATTGATTTTTATAGAATTAATTTTGTTATTCGCTATGATAGCAATTACAATTTTTACAATCAGAATTGGCAATACCCCGATATTAAACCTGTTTGAAAATAATTTCATTTACTTTGTTAATATTGCTCTTGTTGTTTATGTAATATATGAGGTCACCAGAGAGATGCAGGTATTTAATCGTATAAAGAAACGGCTCCAGATGGGTTTTTATATTAATCATCATGAGCCGTGGAAGAAGCGTTCGGTGAGCGGATACATAGTAAATGGTATCTTAGCTGTTTTATTTATTTTGTGTATTGCTTCATTTGTCAGCAATATAGGATCAATTTCCGGGTATATAACAGGTAAGTCAAATTATGCACTTACAATGGAGACGAAGCTGCCGGTTATAAGACTCAATGAGATAGAGAAGCTTGAATCCCCGGAACTTCGAACATATATAACAAAAGTTAGTACCCATCCTGTTAGTTATGTAAGGGTCAATTATAATGTATTTATGAAGGAAATGGAAATATATGAAGAGTTTGTCCGGAAGGATAGCATTGATGATGAGAGCTACACTCCTACCATTCGCACTAATTATTATAAGGTTTATCTGCCTTTTATGGTAAAAGGCCTTATGAAGGATGTATTATATAAAGCAAAGTGTTATTTTATACACTTTCCGGAGGTGGAAACCAAGGCTGAGAAGCTTGATTGTAAAGGAGTGGATGAATTTTATTACCTGCCATCAGACGGAAATGAAAAGAATTATTTTGAAGTGGTTGCAAGAAAGAAAAATATAATAATATGGATGATATACAGTGGTCATAAAACACGGACAGAAGTGATGGAAGCCACACAAGAATTGTTTGAATAA
- a CDS encoding CD3324 family protein: MKYIKAQDILPEEMIKLLQQYVDGEYLYIPRKEGEKKTWGEMSGARSLLKERNLEIYKKYRSGRTAEELAMEYFLSEQSIRRILSQVKWDV, encoded by the coding sequence ATGAAATATATTAAAGCCCAGGATATATTACCTGAGGAAATGATTAAATTATTACAGCAGTATGTAGATGGCGAATACTTATATATCCCTCGCAAAGAAGGGGAAAAGAAAACCTGGGGAGAAATGAGCGGAGCCAGGTCGTTACTAAAAGAAAGAAATCTAGAGATTTACAAAAAATACCGCAGCGGACGGACAGCGGAAGAGCTGGCCATGGAGTATTTTTTGTCAGAACAGAGTATCAGACGTATCTTGAGTCAAGTAAAATGGGATGTTTAA
- a CDS encoding copper homeostasis protein CutC has product MKDFILEVCADSVESVLAGEKGGASRIELCSNLVIGGTTPSPKLYEEIRKYSSIRIHALIRPRFGDFCYTSYEYSIIKEEVRMFRELGAEGVVIGVLTPEGTLNLEAMYGLMEEAKGMSVTLHRAFDMTADPFEAMEQAISLGINTILTSGQKNECTEGIPLLKTLKERSRERIDILTGGGVNDRVIPKLYTAAGVTAYHMSGKEVLDSNMIYRKGEVNMGLPSLSEYTIYRTGEENVRQARKALDKCAVS; this is encoded by the coding sequence ATGAAAGACTTTATATTGGAAGTATGTGCAGATTCTGTGGAATCTGTTTTAGCGGGAGAAAAAGGCGGAGCCTCTAGAATTGAGCTGTGCAGTAATCTTGTGATTGGGGGAACGACGCCAAGTCCAAAATTATACGAGGAGATTCGCAAGTACAGTAGTATCAGGATCCATGCATTGATTCGTCCGCGATTCGGAGATTTCTGCTATACCTCATATGAATATTCCATTATAAAAGAAGAAGTCAGGATGTTCCGGGAATTGGGAGCGGAAGGAGTAGTAATTGGCGTTCTTACACCGGAGGGTACTTTGAATCTGGAAGCCATGTATGGACTGATGGAAGAGGCAAAAGGAATGTCTGTTACCCTGCACCGGGCATTTGATATGACAGCAGATCCTTTTGAGGCAATGGAACAGGCTATAAGTTTAGGAATTAACACAATCCTAACCTCGGGCCAGAAAAATGAATGTACAGAAGGAATTCCCCTCCTGAAAACTCTAAAAGAAAGGAGCAGGGAGCGTATAGATATCCTGACGGGCGGGGGTGTAAATGACAGGGTTATTCCAAAGCTATATACAGCTGCCGGTGTGACAGCCTATCATATGTCAGGAAAAGAAGTACTAGACAGTAACATGATCTATCGAAAAGGAGAGGTGAATATGGGACTGCCTTCTCTTAGTGAATATACAATATACCGTACAGGGGAAGAAAACGTCCGGCAGGCAAGAAAAGCCCTTGATAAGTGCGCGGTTAGCTAA
- a CDS encoding LacI family DNA-binding transcriptional regulator codes for MLIFTFENICMNWYNNENILAFSYDSIIYEHHSVQIGVIMKKITLQKIADSLGASRTTVWKVFSGQEGVSEDLRNKIIAKAQELNYKFPENFNTTEAPVSEPPVNIAVAVCRPETSIFWMTIIHQIAKELSLHNVNLVYTYLPSSISGNYVLPASLVNGSTHGIIIMNVYNEQLLRLLAASPVPKVFLDTSTAVPSSELNGDLILTENRNSIYEITEHLIKKGRKSFGFIGDINYAMSNHERFEGFSSALLQHGLPVNTELCLTHSIGVDTYKEEIGDFLDTLPSMPDAFICANDYVACILMQLLLKRRLCIPEDIALSGFDANTENSLAETMTTVQVFNQSLGFRLALQILYRIKYPSVPYEVTYITSKVIFRSSTGDFES; via the coding sequence ATGTTAATTTTTACGTTTGAAAATATTTGTATGAACTGGTATAATAATGAAAACATCTTAGCTTTTTCCTATGATTCAATTATATATGAGCACCACAGCGTGCAGATTGGTGTAATAATGAAAAAAATTACTCTACAAAAAATCGCAGATTCCCTCGGTGCATCACGCACAACGGTCTGGAAGGTATTCAGCGGTCAAGAAGGCGTTTCCGAAGACCTTAGGAATAAAATTATCGCCAAAGCTCAGGAATTGAATTATAAATTCCCAGAAAACTTCAACACCACAGAGGCTCCCGTCTCCGAACCCCCTGTAAATATCGCAGTTGCCGTATGCCGCCCGGAAACCTCTATCTTTTGGATGACTATCATTCACCAGATTGCGAAAGAGCTTTCTCTTCACAATGTTAACCTGGTGTATACTTATCTGCCATCCTCTATCAGCGGAAATTATGTGCTTCCCGCTTCTCTCGTTAATGGCAGCACTCACGGTATTATTATTATGAATGTTTATAACGAGCAGCTCCTCCGTCTGCTGGCGGCCTCTCCTGTTCCCAAGGTATTTTTAGATACCTCCACCGCCGTTCCTTCATCAGAACTAAACGGTGACCTGATTCTGACAGAAAACCGCAACAGTATTTACGAGATTACAGAGCATTTAATTAAAAAGGGTCGAAAATCTTTTGGTTTTATCGGCGATATCAACTATGCCATGTCAAACCATGAACGCTTTGAGGGTTTCTCCAGTGCTCTGCTTCAGCATGGACTACCCGTTAATACAGAACTGTGCCTGACACATTCCATCGGAGTTGATACCTACAAAGAAGAGATCGGAGATTTTCTTGATACACTGCCTTCCATGCCGGATGCATTTATCTGTGCCAACGACTATGTAGCTTGTATCTTAATGCAGCTGCTCTTAAAACGCAGACTCTGTATACCGGAAGATATTGCTCTTTCAGGATTTGATGCAAATACAGAAAATTCTCTTGCAGAAACCATGACCACCGTACAGGTATTCAACCAAAGCCTTGGCTTTCGCCTGGCTCTGCAGATTCTTTACCGTATTAAATACCCCTCTGTCCCTTACGAGGTTACTTATATAACCTCCAAGGTCATCTTCCGCAGTTCTACCGGGGATTTTGAAAGCTAG